One Bombilactobacillus folatiphilus genomic window, TCAACTGTTCAAATGCTTGATACAAAGCCCCAATCCCATTGGGCTCCATTTGATCAATATAAATTTGGTATTGTCCGCTGGGCTCATAAATCGAAACTCGACCGCAGACTAGTACTTTCATACCTTCTTCTGGCCGAAATTTTAATTTCTGAAACGCACTTTGAAACATAATTGCTGAGATCTTTGCATGTTCATCTTTTAAAGAAAAATACTGATGACGTGGCCGCAATCGGAAATTCGAAATTTCCCCCGTCAGATAGACTCGTCGATTCAAATATGGATCCAAATCAAATTTTCGTTTTAAATACTTAGTCAGTGCACTAACTGTTAAATATTCAGGTTCACTCATAAAGTGGCCCGCTGTTCAGCCAAAACTATAACCTGCTCTAACAAACCTGTGATTGTCATGGGTCCTACACCCCCAGGTACTGGTGTCAAATACCCCGCTATTTGCTTCACAGACTTAAAATCAACATCACCGACTAATTTTCCAGCAGCATTGTGATTCATTCCCACATCCACCACTGCTGCACCAGGTTTGACAAAATCTGCTGTGATAAATTCCGCTTGACCGATTGCCACAATTAAAAGATCAGCTTGCTGCGTAACTTGTGCTAAGTTTTGTGTTTTAGAATGCGCTATTGTCACCGTGGAATTATTTTTTAATAACAATCCCGCCATAGGTTTTCCCACAATATCACTGCGCCCCACAACCACAGCCTGTTGACCTTCGATAGTAATATGATAGTCGCGCAACAATCGTAATACACCTCGTGGTGTCGCCGGAAAATTACCAGCCGCATTTCCCCACAAACGGCCAATATTGGCAAAACTAAAGCCATCAACATCTTTTTGTGGCAAAATTGCATTCATTACTGCGTTAGCATCAATTTGCTTAGGCACCGGCATTTGTACCATAATTCCGTCAACTTGCGTATCTTGATTAAGCTGCGTTATTAACTGTAATACTGCTTCTTGCGTAATACCTCGGTCCAAACGATGTAACTGATAGTTAATTCCAATTTTCCTAGCGCGACGAGCTTTATTACGGACATAAACTTGACTAGCAGCATCATCACCTATCAAAATTACGGCTAAACCTGGAATTATATTTTGCTGTTTCAGCTTTTGAATACGCATCGCAAATTCTTGATCAGCTTGTTGCGCTGCAACTTTACCATCCATGATGACGGCCATTGGCTATTCCTCCCTGCAAAAAAAGATGCTGTTAATAATATTTCAGCACCTTACTCATGTTTTGACGGGACTTGTTCAATAAAATGGGACAAGACCGCATTAATAAATTTTTTGGATTGTGGTTCACTAAATTGTTCTGTTAATTCTAAAGCCTCATTAATTGCCACTTTAGCTGGTACCGCTGGACTATTTTGAACTTCAAACAATGCTAAGCGCATAATATTTACATCTATTCGACTAATTCTAGCCAATGACCAGCCGCTTTTTAGATGTTTTGTTAATTGTTCATCTAAT contains:
- a CDS encoding bifunctional 5,10-methylenetetrahydrofolate dehydrogenase/5,10-methenyltetrahydrofolate cyclohydrolase, producing the protein MAVIMDGKVAAQQADQEFAMRIQKLKQQNIIPGLAVILIGDDAASQVYVRNKARRARKIGINYQLHRLDRGITQEAVLQLITQLNQDTQVDGIMVQMPVPKQIDANAVMNAILPQKDVDGFSFANIGRLWGNAAGNFPATPRGVLRLLRDYHITIEGQQAVVVGRSDIVGKPMAGLLLKNNSTVTIAHSKTQNLAQVTQQADLLIVAIGQAEFITADFVKPGAAVVDVGMNHNAAGKLVGDVDFKSVKQIAGYLTPVPGGVGPMTITGLLEQVIVLAEQRATL
- the nusB gene encoding transcription antitermination factor NusB; translation: MTLNRHNVRELAIQALFLLDSLPKQDVDAALQEVLALNSVTQTPDYLTFLVNGVRERLFQLDEQLTKHLKSGWSLARISRIDVNIMRLALFEVQNSPAVPAKVAINEALELTEQFSEPQSKKFINAVLSHFIEQVPSKHE